One genomic segment of Hippoglossus hippoglossus isolate fHipHip1 chromosome 22, fHipHip1.pri, whole genome shotgun sequence includes these proteins:
- the zfyve28 gene encoding lateral signaling target protein 2 homolog isoform X3, giving the protein MNRFRKWLYKPKRTDPQLLAQFYYADEELNQVATELDSLDGRKDPQRCTLLVNQFRSCQDNVLNIINQIMDECIPNDRANRDFCVKFPEEIRHDNLAGQLWFGAECLAAGSIIMNREIESIAMRPLAKDLTRSLEEVRNITRDQALRDLNLYTDRMKDALRHFDSLFAEFELSYVSAMVPVKSPKEYYVQQEVIVLFCETVDRALKLGYLTQDMIDDYEPALMFTIPRLAIVCGLIVYSEGPLNLHRKAEDMSELFRPFRTLLKKIRDLLQTLTEEELVALERNLCISQDGELSTGQEPAANSEPAPVQENQSSCSNANDTSNGESEGEQEHLALYVCPSQEEELAEVEKGWEEVETERGEEEQEQGLLCEEAEEAELACSMQYDEEELEQLNMMVYLVGDEMSTLLSPPSQGQSPARNPKRGEDGGSSGASSTDTSPCRRLLVSRGRTGIYVEEEDRVFFMDDLDAAGENITSISKEACSCVSSPLKAPDSARPMQRKLGQRPDLVRNGWYSETPSEQPCPQPRSQNTLCHNAKIPPCTTAPGSEPLPYTNGWEMGLEGTASETAEVIAHRMGGMKLSATVIFNPRSPSLTELAVDKLLLQRPTPSEIEPCSPLVATHCLLNSCVCCGSCEDGHEDAITTETTGLGLGIALGLDKHSKTAVPSTVIQSAACMLPPRGHEPHSKGERTEVTPPSAEPQVEDSNSQFCENCLVLAPGPGHHAQDCRSGGGDGASLCNHQLRTEKRQQASGGRQRDKEVDKDKPGSKEKRDTKDDSRRSSSPASSLTPSSGTSEDPDHREIQLALEDAKVAARNKIRSRFHSSSDLIHRLFVCISGVADQLQTNYASDLRSILKTLFEVMATKCEVGDEDKQKKAGPVLHSAVLEDCALCQETISSSELAAKAREGQFEDPPDWVPDEACNSCIACKAPFTVIRRKHHCRSCGKIFCSRCSSHSAPLPRYGQVKPVRVCTHCFMFHVTPFYSDKAGI; this is encoded by the exons aggacGGACCCTCAGCTCCTGGCCCAGTTCTACTACGCTGATGAAGAGCTGAACCAGGTGGCCACGGAGCTGGACAGCCTCGACGGCAGGAAGGACCCTCAGAGATGTACCCTGCTGGTCAACCAGTTTCGATCCTGTCAG GACAATGTGTTGAACATTATCAATCAGATCATGGATGAATGTATCCCCAACGACCGGGCCAACAGAGACTTCTGTGTCAAGTTCCCCGAGGAGATTCGTCATGACAACCTGGCAGGGCAGCTGTGGTTTGGGGCTGAG TGCTTGGCTGCCGGCTCCATCATCATGAACAGGGAGATAGAGAGTATAGCGATGAGGCCTCTGGCTAAAGACCTCACTCGCAGCCTGGAGGAGGTTCGCAACATCACCAGAGACCAGGCCCTGAGAGATCTCAACTTGTACACAGACCGCATGAAGGACGCACTGCGACATTTTGACAGCCTTTTTGCTGAGTTTGAGCTCAG TTATGTGTCAGCCATGGTGCCTGTGAAGTCTCCCAAAGAATACTATGTACAGCAGGAGGTGATTGTGCTCTTCTGTGAGACTGTGGATAG GGCTCTGAAACTGGGCTATCTCACGCAGGACATGATCGATGACTATGAACCTGCACTGATGTTTACAATTCCCAGACTAGCCATTGTGTG tgGGCTGATTGTGTATTCAGAGGGGCCTCTCAACCTACACCGAAAAGCAGAGGACATGTCTGAGCTCTTCCGGCCTTTTCGCACTTTACTTAAGAAAATCAG AGATCTGCTGCAGACCCTGACTGAAGAGGAGTTGGTTGCGCTGGAGAGGAACCTGTGTATCTCTCAGGATGGGGAGTTGTCCACAGGCCAGGAGCCGGCTGCAAACAGTGAACCAGCACCGGTCCAAGAGAATCAGTCATCCTGCAGCAACGCTAATGACACCTCCAACGGGGAGAGTGAGGGGGAGCAGGAGCATCTGGCTCTGTATGTGTGTCCcagccaggaggaggagctggcgGAAGTGGAAAAGGgctgggaggaggtggagacggagaggggagaggaggagcaggaacaggGCCTGCTTTgcgaggaggctgaggaggctGAGCTGGCCTGCTCCATGCAGTACGACGAGGAGGAACTGGAGCAGCTCAACATGATGGTGTATCTTGTAGGAGACGAGATGTCCACCCTGCTGTCGCCCCCCAGCCAGGGTCAGTCACCTGCCCGGAAtccaaagagaggagaggatggaggctCCAGTGGGGCTTCCAGCACTGACACGTCTCCCTGCCGCAGGCTTCTGGTTAGCCGGGGAAGGACAGGCATCTatgtagaggaggaggacagggttTTCTTCATGGACGACCTGGATGCAGCAGGAGAAAACATCACCAGCATTTCAAAAGAGGCCTGTAGttgtgtctcctctcctttAAAAGCACCAGACTCTGCTCGTCCCATGCAACGCAAGCTGGGACAGCGGCCAGACTTAGTAAGGAACGGCTGGTACTCTGAGACCCCATCAGAGCAGCCATGCCCACAGCCACGCAGCCAGAACACACTCTGTCACAACGCAAAGATCCCACCATGCACCACCGCTCCTGGCTCAGAGCCTTTGCCTTACACGAATGGGTGGGAGATGGGTTTAGAGGGGACAGCTTCTGAAACTGCCGAGGTCATCGCCCACCGTATGGGTGGGATGAAGCTGTCTGCCACAGTCATCTTCAACCCTCGCTCCCCGAGCTTGACAGAACTGGCCGTGGacaagctgctgcttcagcGGCCCACTCCCTCTGAAATTGAGCCCTGCAGCCCTCTGGTGGCCACTCACTGCCTGCTTAACTCGTGTGTTTGCTGTGGGAGCTGTGAGGATGGCCACGAGGATGCCATCACCACTGAGACCACTGGACTCGGCTTAGGGATCGCCCTGGGATTGGACAAACACTCTAAGACTGCAGTCCCCAGCACTGTCATCCAGTCTGCTGCATGTATGCTGCCCCCGCGAGGTCACGAGCCTCACAGTAAGGGTGAGCGGACCGAGGTGACTCCACCATCTGCAGAACCGCAGGTAGAGGATTCAAACTCCCAGTTCTGTGAGAATTGCCTGGTGTTGGCTCCAGGGCCGGGGCATCACGCTCAGGACTGTAGGTCCGGCGGAGGGGATGGAGCCTCCTTGTGCAACCACCAGCTGAGGACTGAAAAGAGGCAGCAGGCCAGTGGAGGCCGACAGAGGGATAAGGAGGTGGATAAAGATAAGCCAGGATCTAAAGAGAAGAGGGACACCAAAGACGACAGCAGGAGGAGCTCCAG CCCTGCGAGCAGTCTGACTCCTAGCTCGGGGACGTCAGAGGACCCAGACCATCGAGAGATCCAGCTGGCTCTGGAAGACGCCAAGGTGGCCGCCAGGAACAAAATCCGATCACGcttccacagcagcagtgacctgatCCACCGTCTCTTTGTTTGCATATCAG GTGTTGCTGATCAGCTGCAGACCAACTATGCCAGTGACCTTCGCAGTATCCTGAAGACTCTGTTTGAAGTCATGGCAACCAAGTGCGAGGTGGGAGACGAAGATAAGCAAAAGAAAG CAGGTCCTGTGCTGCATAGTGCTGTGCTGGAGGACTGTGCTCTCTGTCAAGAGACCATTTCTTCATCTGAATTGGCAGCCAAGGCGAGGGAAGGCCAGTTTGAAG ACCCCCCTGACTGGGTCCCTGATGAAGCATGCAACTCCTGCATTGCCTGCAAGGCTCCCTTCACTGTCATCCGCAGGAAGCATCACTGTAGGAGCTGTGGAAAG ATCTTTTGCTCTCGCTGCTCCTCCCACTCAGCACCATTGCCCCGGTACGGCCAGGTGAAGCCCGTCAGGGTGTGCACACACTGCTTCATGTTCCATGTCACGCCCTTCTACAGCGACAAGGCCGGCATCTGA
- the zfyve28 gene encoding lateral signaling target protein 2 homolog isoform X2: MNRFRKWLYKPKRTDPQLLAQFYYADEELNQVATELDSLDGRKDPQRCTLLVNQFRSCQDNVLNIINQIMDECIPNDRANRDFCVKFPEEIRHDNLAGQLWFGAECLAAGSIIMNREIESIAMRPLAKDLTRSLEEVRNITRDQALRDLNLYTDRMKDALRHFDSLFAEFELSYVSAMVPVKSPKEYYVQQEVIVLFCETVDRALKLGYLTQDMIDDYEPALMFTIPRLAIVCGLIVYSEGPLNLHRKAEDMSELFRPFRTLLKKIRDLLQTLTEEELVALERNLCISQDGELSTGQEPAANSEPAPVQENQSSCSNANDTSNGESEGEQEHLALYVCPSQEEELAEVEKGWEEVETERGEEEQEQGLLCEEAEEAELACSMQYDEEELEQLNMMVYLVGDEMSTLLSPPSQGQSPARNPKRGEDGGSSGASSTDTSPCRRLLVSRGRTGIYVEEEDRVFFMDDLDAAGENITSISKEACSCVSSPLKAPDSARPMQRKLGQRPDLVRNGWYSETPSEQPCPQPRSQNTLCHNAKIPPCTTAPGSEPLPYTNGWEMGLEGTASETAEVIAHRMGGMKLSATVIFNPRSPSLTELAVDKLLLQRPTPSEIEPCSPLVATHCLLNSCVCCGSCEDGHEDAITTETTGLGLGIALGLDKHSKTAVPSTVIQSAACMLPPRGHEPHSKGERTEVTPPSAEPQVEDSNSQFCENCLVLAPGPGHHAQDCRSGGGDGASLCNHQLRTEKRQQASGGRQRDKEVDKDKPGSKEKRDTKDDSRRSSSFQNSPLSSVSGSDCESVSVTTCSLSSSAYTPSPASSLTPSSGTSEDPDHREIQLALEDAKVAARNKIRSRFHSSSDLIHRLFVCISGVADQLQTNYASDLRSILKTLFEVMATKCEVGDEDKQKKGPVLHSAVLEDCALCQETISSSELAAKAREGQFEDPPDWVPDEACNSCIACKAPFTVIRRKHHCRSCGKIFCSRCSSHSAPLPRYGQVKPVRVCTHCFMFHVTPFYSDKAGI; the protein is encoded by the exons aggacGGACCCTCAGCTCCTGGCCCAGTTCTACTACGCTGATGAAGAGCTGAACCAGGTGGCCACGGAGCTGGACAGCCTCGACGGCAGGAAGGACCCTCAGAGATGTACCCTGCTGGTCAACCAGTTTCGATCCTGTCAG GACAATGTGTTGAACATTATCAATCAGATCATGGATGAATGTATCCCCAACGACCGGGCCAACAGAGACTTCTGTGTCAAGTTCCCCGAGGAGATTCGTCATGACAACCTGGCAGGGCAGCTGTGGTTTGGGGCTGAG TGCTTGGCTGCCGGCTCCATCATCATGAACAGGGAGATAGAGAGTATAGCGATGAGGCCTCTGGCTAAAGACCTCACTCGCAGCCTGGAGGAGGTTCGCAACATCACCAGAGACCAGGCCCTGAGAGATCTCAACTTGTACACAGACCGCATGAAGGACGCACTGCGACATTTTGACAGCCTTTTTGCTGAGTTTGAGCTCAG TTATGTGTCAGCCATGGTGCCTGTGAAGTCTCCCAAAGAATACTATGTACAGCAGGAGGTGATTGTGCTCTTCTGTGAGACTGTGGATAG GGCTCTGAAACTGGGCTATCTCACGCAGGACATGATCGATGACTATGAACCTGCACTGATGTTTACAATTCCCAGACTAGCCATTGTGTG tgGGCTGATTGTGTATTCAGAGGGGCCTCTCAACCTACACCGAAAAGCAGAGGACATGTCTGAGCTCTTCCGGCCTTTTCGCACTTTACTTAAGAAAATCAG AGATCTGCTGCAGACCCTGACTGAAGAGGAGTTGGTTGCGCTGGAGAGGAACCTGTGTATCTCTCAGGATGGGGAGTTGTCCACAGGCCAGGAGCCGGCTGCAAACAGTGAACCAGCACCGGTCCAAGAGAATCAGTCATCCTGCAGCAACGCTAATGACACCTCCAACGGGGAGAGTGAGGGGGAGCAGGAGCATCTGGCTCTGTATGTGTGTCCcagccaggaggaggagctggcgGAAGTGGAAAAGGgctgggaggaggtggagacggagaggggagaggaggagcaggaacaggGCCTGCTTTgcgaggaggctgaggaggctGAGCTGGCCTGCTCCATGCAGTACGACGAGGAGGAACTGGAGCAGCTCAACATGATGGTGTATCTTGTAGGAGACGAGATGTCCACCCTGCTGTCGCCCCCCAGCCAGGGTCAGTCACCTGCCCGGAAtccaaagagaggagaggatggaggctCCAGTGGGGCTTCCAGCACTGACACGTCTCCCTGCCGCAGGCTTCTGGTTAGCCGGGGAAGGACAGGCATCTatgtagaggaggaggacagggttTTCTTCATGGACGACCTGGATGCAGCAGGAGAAAACATCACCAGCATTTCAAAAGAGGCCTGTAGttgtgtctcctctcctttAAAAGCACCAGACTCTGCTCGTCCCATGCAACGCAAGCTGGGACAGCGGCCAGACTTAGTAAGGAACGGCTGGTACTCTGAGACCCCATCAGAGCAGCCATGCCCACAGCCACGCAGCCAGAACACACTCTGTCACAACGCAAAGATCCCACCATGCACCACCGCTCCTGGCTCAGAGCCTTTGCCTTACACGAATGGGTGGGAGATGGGTTTAGAGGGGACAGCTTCTGAAACTGCCGAGGTCATCGCCCACCGTATGGGTGGGATGAAGCTGTCTGCCACAGTCATCTTCAACCCTCGCTCCCCGAGCTTGACAGAACTGGCCGTGGacaagctgctgcttcagcGGCCCACTCCCTCTGAAATTGAGCCCTGCAGCCCTCTGGTGGCCACTCACTGCCTGCTTAACTCGTGTGTTTGCTGTGGGAGCTGTGAGGATGGCCACGAGGATGCCATCACCACTGAGACCACTGGACTCGGCTTAGGGATCGCCCTGGGATTGGACAAACACTCTAAGACTGCAGTCCCCAGCACTGTCATCCAGTCTGCTGCATGTATGCTGCCCCCGCGAGGTCACGAGCCTCACAGTAAGGGTGAGCGGACCGAGGTGACTCCACCATCTGCAGAACCGCAGGTAGAGGATTCAAACTCCCAGTTCTGTGAGAATTGCCTGGTGTTGGCTCCAGGGCCGGGGCATCACGCTCAGGACTGTAGGTCCGGCGGAGGGGATGGAGCCTCCTTGTGCAACCACCAGCTGAGGACTGAAAAGAGGCAGCAGGCCAGTGGAGGCCGACAGAGGGATAAGGAGGTGGATAAAGATAAGCCAGGATCTAAAGAGAAGAGGGACACCAAAGACGACAGCAGGAGGAGCTCCAG tTTCCAGAACTCTCCCCTCAGCTCTGTGTCAGGTAGTGACTGTGAAAGTGTGTCGGTCACCACATGTAGTCTGTCGAGCAGTGCATATACGCCCAG CCCTGCGAGCAGTCTGACTCCTAGCTCGGGGACGTCAGAGGACCCAGACCATCGAGAGATCCAGCTGGCTCTGGAAGACGCCAAGGTGGCCGCCAGGAACAAAATCCGATCACGcttccacagcagcagtgacctgatCCACCGTCTCTTTGTTTGCATATCAG GTGTTGCTGATCAGCTGCAGACCAACTATGCCAGTGACCTTCGCAGTATCCTGAAGACTCTGTTTGAAGTCATGGCAACCAAGTGCGAGGTGGGAGACGAAGATAAGCAAAAGAAAG GTCCTGTGCTGCATAGTGCTGTGCTGGAGGACTGTGCTCTCTGTCAAGAGACCATTTCTTCATCTGAATTGGCAGCCAAGGCGAGGGAAGGCCAGTTTGAAG ACCCCCCTGACTGGGTCCCTGATGAAGCATGCAACTCCTGCATTGCCTGCAAGGCTCCCTTCACTGTCATCCGCAGGAAGCATCACTGTAGGAGCTGTGGAAAG ATCTTTTGCTCTCGCTGCTCCTCCCACTCAGCACCATTGCCCCGGTACGGCCAGGTGAAGCCCGTCAGGGTGTGCACACACTGCTTCATGTTCCATGTCACGCCCTTCTACAGCGACAAGGCCGGCATCTGA
- the zfyve28 gene encoding lateral signaling target protein 2 homolog isoform X1 yields the protein MNRFRKWLYKPKRTDPQLLAQFYYADEELNQVATELDSLDGRKDPQRCTLLVNQFRSCQDNVLNIINQIMDECIPNDRANRDFCVKFPEEIRHDNLAGQLWFGAECLAAGSIIMNREIESIAMRPLAKDLTRSLEEVRNITRDQALRDLNLYTDRMKDALRHFDSLFAEFELSYVSAMVPVKSPKEYYVQQEVIVLFCETVDRALKLGYLTQDMIDDYEPALMFTIPRLAIVCGLIVYSEGPLNLHRKAEDMSELFRPFRTLLKKIRDLLQTLTEEELVALERNLCISQDGELSTGQEPAANSEPAPVQENQSSCSNANDTSNGESEGEQEHLALYVCPSQEEELAEVEKGWEEVETERGEEEQEQGLLCEEAEEAELACSMQYDEEELEQLNMMVYLVGDEMSTLLSPPSQGQSPARNPKRGEDGGSSGASSTDTSPCRRLLVSRGRTGIYVEEEDRVFFMDDLDAAGENITSISKEACSCVSSPLKAPDSARPMQRKLGQRPDLVRNGWYSETPSEQPCPQPRSQNTLCHNAKIPPCTTAPGSEPLPYTNGWEMGLEGTASETAEVIAHRMGGMKLSATVIFNPRSPSLTELAVDKLLLQRPTPSEIEPCSPLVATHCLLNSCVCCGSCEDGHEDAITTETTGLGLGIALGLDKHSKTAVPSTVIQSAACMLPPRGHEPHSKGERTEVTPPSAEPQVEDSNSQFCENCLVLAPGPGHHAQDCRSGGGDGASLCNHQLRTEKRQQASGGRQRDKEVDKDKPGSKEKRDTKDDSRRSSSFQNSPLSSVSGSDCESVSVTTCSLSSSAYTPSPASSLTPSSGTSEDPDHREIQLALEDAKVAARNKIRSRFHSSSDLIHRLFVCISGVADQLQTNYASDLRSILKTLFEVMATKCEVGDEDKQKKAGPVLHSAVLEDCALCQETISSSELAAKAREGQFEDPPDWVPDEACNSCIACKAPFTVIRRKHHCRSCGKIFCSRCSSHSAPLPRYGQVKPVRVCTHCFMFHVTPFYSDKAGI from the exons aggacGGACCCTCAGCTCCTGGCCCAGTTCTACTACGCTGATGAAGAGCTGAACCAGGTGGCCACGGAGCTGGACAGCCTCGACGGCAGGAAGGACCCTCAGAGATGTACCCTGCTGGTCAACCAGTTTCGATCCTGTCAG GACAATGTGTTGAACATTATCAATCAGATCATGGATGAATGTATCCCCAACGACCGGGCCAACAGAGACTTCTGTGTCAAGTTCCCCGAGGAGATTCGTCATGACAACCTGGCAGGGCAGCTGTGGTTTGGGGCTGAG TGCTTGGCTGCCGGCTCCATCATCATGAACAGGGAGATAGAGAGTATAGCGATGAGGCCTCTGGCTAAAGACCTCACTCGCAGCCTGGAGGAGGTTCGCAACATCACCAGAGACCAGGCCCTGAGAGATCTCAACTTGTACACAGACCGCATGAAGGACGCACTGCGACATTTTGACAGCCTTTTTGCTGAGTTTGAGCTCAG TTATGTGTCAGCCATGGTGCCTGTGAAGTCTCCCAAAGAATACTATGTACAGCAGGAGGTGATTGTGCTCTTCTGTGAGACTGTGGATAG GGCTCTGAAACTGGGCTATCTCACGCAGGACATGATCGATGACTATGAACCTGCACTGATGTTTACAATTCCCAGACTAGCCATTGTGTG tgGGCTGATTGTGTATTCAGAGGGGCCTCTCAACCTACACCGAAAAGCAGAGGACATGTCTGAGCTCTTCCGGCCTTTTCGCACTTTACTTAAGAAAATCAG AGATCTGCTGCAGACCCTGACTGAAGAGGAGTTGGTTGCGCTGGAGAGGAACCTGTGTATCTCTCAGGATGGGGAGTTGTCCACAGGCCAGGAGCCGGCTGCAAACAGTGAACCAGCACCGGTCCAAGAGAATCAGTCATCCTGCAGCAACGCTAATGACACCTCCAACGGGGAGAGTGAGGGGGAGCAGGAGCATCTGGCTCTGTATGTGTGTCCcagccaggaggaggagctggcgGAAGTGGAAAAGGgctgggaggaggtggagacggagaggggagaggaggagcaggaacaggGCCTGCTTTgcgaggaggctgaggaggctGAGCTGGCCTGCTCCATGCAGTACGACGAGGAGGAACTGGAGCAGCTCAACATGATGGTGTATCTTGTAGGAGACGAGATGTCCACCCTGCTGTCGCCCCCCAGCCAGGGTCAGTCACCTGCCCGGAAtccaaagagaggagaggatggaggctCCAGTGGGGCTTCCAGCACTGACACGTCTCCCTGCCGCAGGCTTCTGGTTAGCCGGGGAAGGACAGGCATCTatgtagaggaggaggacagggttTTCTTCATGGACGACCTGGATGCAGCAGGAGAAAACATCACCAGCATTTCAAAAGAGGCCTGTAGttgtgtctcctctcctttAAAAGCACCAGACTCTGCTCGTCCCATGCAACGCAAGCTGGGACAGCGGCCAGACTTAGTAAGGAACGGCTGGTACTCTGAGACCCCATCAGAGCAGCCATGCCCACAGCCACGCAGCCAGAACACACTCTGTCACAACGCAAAGATCCCACCATGCACCACCGCTCCTGGCTCAGAGCCTTTGCCTTACACGAATGGGTGGGAGATGGGTTTAGAGGGGACAGCTTCTGAAACTGCCGAGGTCATCGCCCACCGTATGGGTGGGATGAAGCTGTCTGCCACAGTCATCTTCAACCCTCGCTCCCCGAGCTTGACAGAACTGGCCGTGGacaagctgctgcttcagcGGCCCACTCCCTCTGAAATTGAGCCCTGCAGCCCTCTGGTGGCCACTCACTGCCTGCTTAACTCGTGTGTTTGCTGTGGGAGCTGTGAGGATGGCCACGAGGATGCCATCACCACTGAGACCACTGGACTCGGCTTAGGGATCGCCCTGGGATTGGACAAACACTCTAAGACTGCAGTCCCCAGCACTGTCATCCAGTCTGCTGCATGTATGCTGCCCCCGCGAGGTCACGAGCCTCACAGTAAGGGTGAGCGGACCGAGGTGACTCCACCATCTGCAGAACCGCAGGTAGAGGATTCAAACTCCCAGTTCTGTGAGAATTGCCTGGTGTTGGCTCCAGGGCCGGGGCATCACGCTCAGGACTGTAGGTCCGGCGGAGGGGATGGAGCCTCCTTGTGCAACCACCAGCTGAGGACTGAAAAGAGGCAGCAGGCCAGTGGAGGCCGACAGAGGGATAAGGAGGTGGATAAAGATAAGCCAGGATCTAAAGAGAAGAGGGACACCAAAGACGACAGCAGGAGGAGCTCCAG tTTCCAGAACTCTCCCCTCAGCTCTGTGTCAGGTAGTGACTGTGAAAGTGTGTCGGTCACCACATGTAGTCTGTCGAGCAGTGCATATACGCCCAG CCCTGCGAGCAGTCTGACTCCTAGCTCGGGGACGTCAGAGGACCCAGACCATCGAGAGATCCAGCTGGCTCTGGAAGACGCCAAGGTGGCCGCCAGGAACAAAATCCGATCACGcttccacagcagcagtgacctgatCCACCGTCTCTTTGTTTGCATATCAG GTGTTGCTGATCAGCTGCAGACCAACTATGCCAGTGACCTTCGCAGTATCCTGAAGACTCTGTTTGAAGTCATGGCAACCAAGTGCGAGGTGGGAGACGAAGATAAGCAAAAGAAAG CAGGTCCTGTGCTGCATAGTGCTGTGCTGGAGGACTGTGCTCTCTGTCAAGAGACCATTTCTTCATCTGAATTGGCAGCCAAGGCGAGGGAAGGCCAGTTTGAAG ACCCCCCTGACTGGGTCCCTGATGAAGCATGCAACTCCTGCATTGCCTGCAAGGCTCCCTTCACTGTCATCCGCAGGAAGCATCACTGTAGGAGCTGTGGAAAG ATCTTTTGCTCTCGCTGCTCCTCCCACTCAGCACCATTGCCCCGGTACGGCCAGGTGAAGCCCGTCAGGGTGTGCACACACTGCTTCATGTTCCATGTCACGCCCTTCTACAGCGACAAGGCCGGCATCTGA